Below is a window of Shewanella khirikhana DNA.
CGGCAATGTGTCGGATATTGAAGACGGCCGCACTGTTACAGTAACAGTCACCGATAAAAATGGCGCCAGCCTGACCTTCACCGCTGTTGTTAGTGGCGGCGCTTATCTTATTGATGACGCGGACATTTCATCCCTTGCCGATGGCGAGCTGAACTTCAGCGCCAGCGTAACCGACGTAGCCGGCAATCCAGCGACCGCCAGCACCAGCAATATCAAAGACAGCATTGCCCTTATCAGCATCGATGTGGAAACCGGGTTGGATGACTACATCGACCGCGCCGAGCAAACCGCAGTGGATATCGCCGGCACAGTTACCAACATCGAAGACGGTCAAACCGTTACCCTGGTCATCACCGATAAGCTCGGCAAAAGCTTAACCTTCACCACCACAGTGGTGGGCGGTGAGTGGCAGCTTGATGATGTGGATTTATCCTCACTGGCCAATGGCGAGCTGACTTTCAGCGCCAGCTCGGCGGATGTAGCCGGTAACCCAGCCAACGCCAGTGTGGTTCACGAAAAAGACACCAGCGCGCGGATTTTTGTATGGGTCGCCGACAACGACCATGTGATTAACGCCGCCGAGCAGAGCCATGTGACTGTTCAGGGTGTGGTGCTCAACGTCGAAAACGGCCAAACCATTAGCGTTACCTTCAGCGATGGCATGGGCAACACCCTGACCTTGACAACGGTAGTCAGCGGCAACCTGTGGACCCTTCCCAACCTGGATTTAACCGGCTTTGCCGATGGCATGCTTTATGTCACTGCCGATGTCACCGATGTGGCCGGCAACCCCGCCCACGCTGAAAACAGCATTCCGGTGGACCTCTACGCCACCATCACCATCGATGTGGCCGCCGGTAATGATGATGTAATTAACGGCCGCGAGGCCGGTGTCACCGACATTTTTGGCACAGTGACGGATATCGAAGATGGCCGCACTGTGACAGTCACAGTCACCGATAAAAACGGCGCTACTCTCACCTTCACAGCCCTTGTCAGCGGCGGCGAGTATCGCATTGAAGACGCCGATATCAGTGCGCTCGCCGACGGCAGCCTTAGCTTCAACGCCAGCGCCACAGATCAGGCCGGAAACCCGGCGACTGCGGCCACCAGCAATGTGAAGGACTCGCTGGCCAGTGTCAGCATTCAGATTTTCGATGGTGGCGATGAACTGATAAGCGAAGGCGAAGTCCGTTCAGTCTCCGTGGGTGGCACCGCCACCAACATCGAACCCGGCAAGGGGCTGCTGGTGCTGCTGGTCGACAGTCAGGGCCACAGGTACCTCACCAGCACCCAGGTTCAGGCCGACGGCAGTTGGCGTATCGATGGATTGGATCTCAATGCGCTTGGTTTTGCCGAGGGCGAAGTCAGCGCCTGGGTTGCCAGTGCCGACAATGCAGGCAATATCGGCTGGGCCAAAGACACCAGTCTTATCGACACCCAAATCAGTATCGATATCGACACCGGCGAAGGCTACGGCGGCTCGCAGCTGATTTTCGGCATGGAAGATGAACTCAAGGGCACCACCACTGGAGTGGAAGCCGGGCAAACCGTCACCCTCAGCATCAGTGATGGCAAAGAAACCCGTACCTTTACCACACTGGTTCAGGCCGATGGCAGCTGGCAGTTCAGCGGCCTTGATGTGGCAGGCATGGGCAAACATGCCCCCTGGATGGTGGATGTGACTGTGTCCGATCTGGCCGGGAACAGCGCCGCCGATGCCCTGCCAACCCTGTACCAACCCATGGATGTCATCATCTATGAGGCCGGGCTCATCCTCTATGATTCACTCGCCACCGAACTCAGTTACCAAATACCCGATGGCACGCTCAGCATCAGCCTCAATCAGCTGTATCTGACGGGGATCACCTCGCTCGGGCAGGATGTGCTGGTCACGGTTGCCGCCGATGGCATGAGCCTTACCGCCAGCCGCGCAGGTGATGGTGAACTGGTGTTCAGCGCTACCCTCACCGGCACCAACCTCAAGGTGCAACTGTTTGAACCGCTTGATCAAACTGGTCGCGCTGCCACCCTGTTTATTCAGCTTGAAGCGCTGCAAAACGATGCCGATGGCACCTCAGAAACCATCTTCACCTACGCCATCGTCAATGTGCTGGATGCGCCGGAACTAACCCTGCCTGACTTTTACGTGACCGAAGAGCAGCAGGATGTAAGCGGCTCTGTGTTCGCCAACGACTTCAGTCTCGAAGGTCTGACCCTGGTAGCCATCGAAATAGAGGGCACCCGCTACAATGTGCAGCCCGGCACACCGCTTGTGGTCGCGACCCGCTTCGGCGAACTGACCATCGACAGCAAGGGCGTGTGGCATCTTCAAACCGCTGGGGACTTGGATAATCAAGTTCAGCAGCTACTCGATTTCCGCTACTACGCCGTCGACTCCGATGGCTCCAAGTCAGCATCCTCGGCCTACATTTACATCAACGACGGCGCCGTGGCTGATATTGGCCAATACCGCGACAGTCTCATCGAGCCCAAGGTCGATACCGACCTGCTCGAAAGCCGTGACTTTGTGATTGTGGCGGGCTCAGATGCTCTGGTGGCCGACTCACTGGTATTTAACCCGCTGACGCCATTCGAACTGGAAGCCCTTGGACTCAAGAGCGAGGGGGTGGAGCTGAGCTACAGCCTTTCGGCCGATGGCAAGCTGCTTACCGCCACCGCTGGCACAGAAGTGGCGTTTACTCTGACCCTGTCTGCCAGCCAGAGCGGACGAGACCTCAGCGCCAGTGTGCTGATGGACTTAAAGCTGCCACTGGATCATCCATCCACCGATATCTTAAGCCTCAAACTGAAACTCGATGCCACAGATACCGATGGCAGCCCGGCCGCTGGCGGCAATATCACCATCGATTTGCTGGACGGCGCAGACCCCGTACTCATCAACAACAGCCGCCTGGAATTTGATGAAAACGATTTATTCGGCACTCCGTTGGTGCAACAGGGCAGCTTTGACATCATCGCCGGCAGCGACAGCATCAAGAGCCTGACCTTCGATGATGTGCGCAAAATGCCCAGGCTCACCGCCGGGCTGGAGCCGCTGCAATTTACCGTGTCGGCCGATGGCACCCTGCTGACCGCCCACACCGGCGATCCGGCCAATCCTGTGCTTGAAATCCGTCTCCTTGGCGGCTGGAACAGCGGCAGCGACACCCTGGGGCATCCTTATGAAATCACCCTGTACCGGGCGTTCGATCAGAACGGCGGCCAGATTTCCGTGCCGGTGGTGTTGAAAGATTTCGACGGTGACAGCGATAAAGTACTGATTAACTTTCTGGTTTCCGATGGCACCCCAGGTGTTGCCACCAATGTCGACCTGGATGTTTATGAACTGCCAAACAGCAGCGGCGGCCAGAACAAAGACACAGACGGCATAGATGTCACCGCCAGTCGTGACCCTATTGTCGATGTCAGCTTCGATGTCAGCCCCGGCCCCATGACCGATAAAGACGGCAATCCGCTGACCCAAAATGGCGACGCCCTGAACTGGAGCCTGAAGGACGACGGCGCGGTATTGGAAGGCCGCAATAGCCGCGGCGAGCTGGTACTGAGTCTGTCGCTGCCCAAAGATATCCATATCGATGCCGGCAGCAACGGCAGCATTGCCATCAGCGCCAAACTCTATGGTCCCATCGACCAACTCCAGGGCGATGGCTCTGTGAATGTGCTCAGCCTGCCCATTACATTTCTCGACTCGGACGGCAGCGTGGCCAGCAGCACGGTCAATCTGACCATTCACGACGGCCTGGCGGCGGTTATCGAGGGCGCACTGACCCTGAGTCTGAACGAACAGGACCTGCCAAAAGATGGCAACCAGACGGTGTCAGGCAACTTTGCCATCGATGCAGGCAGCGACAACGTGCAATCGCTGGTGCTGGCCGATGGCTTCAGCTTCAATGGCTACAGCAGCCAGGGCAAGGCGATTACTCTGGCCTCCAGCGTCGATGCCGATGGTTGGTACATTGCCACCCGCACCGACGGCAAAGAGGTGTTCCGCTTAAAACTCGATGCCGATGGCACTGTAACCTTTGAGCAAAGCCAGCCGCTGGATCATCCGGATCCCAATGGCGCAGACGTGCTGGATGTGAATTTTTCCGTTCAGGCGGTGGATGCCGACAACGATAAATCGGCGCCGCAAACACTCACGATAGCGGTCACTGATGCCGTGCCCCACGCCAAAGACAAGGAGTGGAATTTCTTTGAGAGTGACGAGCCATCTGAGCTGCGGCTTTTTAATATTAATCAAACAGGTATTGATACAGGCACCCTGCAGAAAATCGTCTACAAGGGGGTGGAATACCATGCCGGAGACACCATTGAGCTGTTCACCGACACCGGCGATCGCTACGGCACCCTCACGGTAAACCAGAACGGCCTGGCCACACTGGTGCCTGAGCTGTTTACCTACAACAATGTGCTGTTTACCGAAGATCTGCAGTTCACCATCGAAGATAAGGATGGCGATACAGATACCGGCACCCTGACCCTCAATGCCAGGGACTCGGATGGCAAGGTGCTGATCCTCGACCCCGTGTTCCACGAAGATACCGAGGGTCGACTGGAGATTGTTGCCTACCCGGGCGACAAAGACGAAAACGAGCAGGTGGTTGCCATCAAACTGGATGCCGCCTCCATGGCCGGGGGCAGCCTGTTTATCGACGGCATCCAGATTTTCCCGGCCGGTGGCGAGTATCTCTTTGGTGCCGGTGCGCTCATTATCGAGCCCATCACAGGCACAGCCACCATTCGCGGCACCCTCACCTATTTGCCTGCCGATGACCTGTCGGACGCCACAGATACCATCAATCTGCTGGTGACTGTGGTGATTGACCGCAACGGCGTGCAGTCCGATGTGGTCACCGAATTGCCGCTCACCGTTATCTCTGTGGCCGACACCCCTGAGTGGAGTACCGACAGCGAGTTTACCTACAGCCTGCTGGAAGATGCCGGCACCATATCGCTGAATCTTTCGGCCAGCTCCAAAGATGAAACCGGCGCCGATGCCCAGGGCTCAGAAACCCTGACCTTCCTTATCAGCAACATCAGCGACGGACTCACCCTCACCTCGGGCGGCAAAACCATCACCGATGGCATGATTATTACCCCGGCTGAGCTGGCAAACCTGCAGGCCACAGCCGCAAAGGATATTGCCGGTAAGCTAACCTTTGATATCACCCCCACCAGCACCGAAAACGATAACGGCGATGCCGCCAGTGGCGAGCTGAAAACCGTTGAGCTGGATATCAAACCTGTGGCCGACAAGCCGTCGCTGGAAACCCGTGATATCAGCAGCGATGAAGACAAGCCTATCGATGTGCGCGATATCGTCGGCGGCAGCCTCAGTGACAGCTCTGAAACCCTCGGGTTTGAATTTACCCTGCCGGACGGCTGGAGCATAGACGCCCCCTCAGCGGTGCAGGTCAGCCCCGGTGTCTGGACTGTCAGTGGCGATGACGTCAACAGCGGCAACGCCTTTGTGATCCCCAAAGAGGACGTAAGCTCCGCCACCTTTGGCACCTTTGCGCTCAGCGTCCGCAGTTTCTCCACCGAAGAGATTCAGGACGGTATTCCACCGTCCGACGGCATTCTTCACCCCAACCCAAATTACAGCGCAGCCCAGAGCGTTACCATCAAACTGAGGGGCGTTGCCAACGATGCGCCCACTATAGATGCCGACCCGGCGCGCTGGACCATGGATGAAACCAGCGGCACCATCAGCAACCTCGCCACGCTGGCGGAAGATGTGCCCATCAAGCTCGACTTCCTGCTGAAAACCTCGGACGACGATGGCTCTGAAACCCTGGATTTAACCCTCACTGGCCTGCCTGAGGGCGCCAAATTGCTGGATGCTTCGGGGAATCAGGTCAATCTGCCGGTGGTCGACTTTGTCGCCGGTCAGCCGGTCTACAGTGTGTCGGCGGCTCAGCTGGCAACCCTGAGCCTGCTGCCCATCGCCGACTTCAGCGGCGATATCAGCCTCACGCTCAACGCCCAAAGCACCGAGAAAGACGGCGACAGCGAAACCTTCGAACTGACGGTGGCACTCAAGGTGTCGCCGGTTATCGATGAAACCGGCAGCAGCCTGCAAACCACCACCGAAGGCCTTGAAAATCGCCCGGCCGTCATCGATATCCGCCCCTTCCTGGGCATGGACAACGACGGCAGCGAAACCATTACCGGCGCCATAGTGATGCCCAATTCAGTAGGCGTCGGCCTGCTGCTGGACGGCCGGCCAATCACTATTCCTGCCGGTGGTTTGGATTTGGCCACCCTGACCGATGCCTCCAGCCCGACCCTGCCAGACCTTATCGCATCGGGTCGTCTGGCGGTGTTGCCACCACAGGATGCCGATGGCGAATTTGAACTGCCGGTGCGGTATGAAATAACCGATACCTCAGGGAACGGAGAAACCGTCAGCAGCTGGATAGACACCAGGGTGCGGCTGATTGTCGATGCTCAGGTGAATATCACCACCGAAATCAAGGCCTCCGAGCCATCCCTGACCAGCACCGATGGCAGCCCCATCGACATCACAGGGCAGGTGAAGTTTTTCGAGGCCGATATCGATGGCTCCGAGCGGCTAGACTATGTGGAAATTGTGCTGCCAAGCGGCGATGGCTGGTATGTGGAACACCCCCTTGGTGCCATCCACGACGGGAATGGTCGCTGGCTTATCGAGATCCCAAGCCTCACATCCGATACGGTACGTGAATGGGGCTTGGACATCCTTCAGGATGTGAAAATCATCAGTGATAACGCCGTGACTGACGCCGAAATCACCGTCAATGCACGGGTGCTCGACCGAGACGATGGCGAAATCATCAGCACTAATTTTACCGTGACCTTCCTGCAGGGCGCCGCCGACAGTACTGCGACCGAAGTCGGCGACCTGCAACTGACAGTGGCCGATGCCATCGAAGATGAAGCCATCAGCTTTGCCGGCCATCTAAACCCCAATATCACCACCGACACCAACGACGTGGTGAGTTTCCGTATCCTGGCAAGCGACCTGCCAGAGGGCGGCTACTTCACCGGCACCGATGTCGAAGCCGTGTACAACGCCACCGGTAAGGCGGTGATCGAGTGGGTGTTTACCACAGCCTCCCTTGGTAACCTCACCCTGCATGGCATCAGCGAGCATTACGCCGGTGACTTGTCTATACCAATCCGCATCATCGCCACCGACTCCCTGAGCGGCGATACCAAGATTGACGACAGCCAAACCCTGGAAGCACAAATTCAGCCAAGGGCCGATGGCGCCTTCTTCAATGTGACCAACGCCACCATGGAAGAAGACACCCCGGTGCCCCTGGGTATCCGACTCAACTTTATCGACTCAGATGCAAGCCCAGGCACCGGCGGCAGCGAGACCCTGGTATTTGGCGATGCCGCTCAGCCCATTCAGTTGCTACTGCTCGATGGCGGCAGCCTGGAAGATGACTCAGGCCTGTTCCAGCTCAAAGCAGGGACCACAAGTACCTGGCTCTTTACCGGCAGCAACATGGCTGAGCTCAACGATGCGCTTGCCAATCTGCGCTTCGTGCCACCACTGCACCTGTCCGGCGTATTCGGCATTGCCTTCAATGCCACTGCCATAGACACAGCGCTGGTGGGCGGCGCCACCGTCACAGATACAGTGGCCGTTTCGACCACTCTGAATGTGGTGGTGACGCCGGTCACCGATGCCTCTAACCTGCCCGGTACCACGGTAGAAATCCTCGGCGATGAAGACACGCTTATCAGCCTCTCCGGCCTTGATGCGGCAGGCGCAGGCTTGATTGACCAGGACGGCTCGGAAGTGATTTACCTCACCGTCTCCGGAGTGCCCGCAGGCTCAGTGCTCTACTATCAGGACAGTGGCGGCAATCTTATCCAACTGCCAAACGCAGGGCCCGATGGCGGCAGTTTCAATGGCAAACCCACCTATGCCTGGTCGATTGAGCCCGAGCAGCTTGGCGGCCTGGTGTTGCTGCCACCGGAAAACTTCAGCGGTGACATTCCCCTGAAAGTGGGCACAGTCACCTGGGAGCAAGGCACCGAAGACTATGTCAACAATGGCACCGACGTGATTGTTGGGGTGCGCCCCATCGCCGATGGCATTCAGATTATTGTGCCGCCCGAGAAACATTACAGCGCTGAAGAAGACGATGTTATCCAGGTGAATTTCAAGGCCG
It encodes the following:
- a CDS encoding adhesin, whose amino-acid sequence is MADFARADVLFFVQVGSRVWAVSRQGEWRELEPPFNVAELEQQAGLVVLDADALQYSESGIAVVVINDTPLALPSDLVTALKALPAVPASPDGTSDSLAAMPGQPSQDANSDPDQQGVNFGFTLFRQQHEKIVPRSGFNTEGDSLSDADTNDERQGDSNPLLPLVLGIQIEDGGDNFLNQAEIGTVTISGDAINGRDGDTLLLEIIDSAGNRLTFTVTIQNERWSIEGLDLSSLAEGPLTATISAPDYPGQVENASDDTIKDTLASISIEVDTGEDEYLDRAEQTAVDIFGTVENIQDGQTVWLTVTDEAGNSLTFETLVVDGQWRVEDADLSSLANGELAFQVQSQDVAGNPADAQTQAPKDSNARIFVWFADGDQVINAAEQSAVDIRGLVLNVENGQPILVTLSDGQGNTKTLVTLVEGNFWHIDDIDLTGFADGQLFVNADTLDVAGNTAHGQNQIAVDLIAKLTIDVITGSDDVINGIESRATDIRGSATDIEDGQQVLVTVTDANGTQLSFTTTVTAGQWQLDDVDLTTLADGKLDFSASAVDAAGNPATASTSHWMDTKIGISIDVETGEDEYIDRAEQTAVDMSGTVSNIEDGQTVTISVTDNQGNSLSFTTTVVGGSWQLDDVDLSSLANGELTFTASATDVAGNQASASVVHEKDTNARIFVWVADNDHVINAAEQSSVTVRGVVLNVENGQPITVTLSDGMGKSLTVTTVVTGNLWTIPNLDLTGFADGTLYVTADVSDVAGNPAHGENSIPVDLYAGVQIDINAGSDDVINALESKTTDIFGNVSDIEDGRTVTVTVTDKNGASLTFTAVVSGGAYLIDDADISSLADGELNFSASVTDVAGNPATASTSNIKDSIALISIDVETGLDDYIDRAEQTAVDIAGTVTNIEDGQTVTLVITDKLGKSLTFTTTVVGGEWQLDDVDLSSLANGELTFSASSADVAGNPANASVVHEKDTSARIFVWVADNDHVINAAEQSHVTVQGVVLNVENGQTISVTFSDGMGNTLTLTTVVSGNLWTLPNLDLTGFADGMLYVTADVTDVAGNPAHAENSIPVDLYATITIDVAAGNDDVINGREAGVTDIFGTVTDIEDGRTVTVTVTDKNGATLTFTALVSGGEYRIEDADISALADGSLSFNASATDQAGNPATAATSNVKDSLASVSIQIFDGGDELISEGEVRSVSVGGTATNIEPGKGLLVLLVDSQGHRYLTSTQVQADGSWRIDGLDLNALGFAEGEVSAWVASADNAGNIGWAKDTSLIDTQISIDIDTGEGYGGSQLIFGMEDELKGTTTGVEAGQTVTLSISDGKETRTFTTLVQADGSWQFSGLDVAGMGKHAPWMVDVTVSDLAGNSAADALPTLYQPMDVIIYEAGLILYDSLATELSYQIPDGTLSISLNQLYLTGITSLGQDVLVTVAADGMSLTASRAGDGELVFSATLTGTNLKVQLFEPLDQTGRAATLFIQLEALQNDADGTSETIFTYAIVNVLDAPELTLPDFYVTEEQQDVSGSVFANDFSLEGLTLVAIEIEGTRYNVQPGTPLVVATRFGELTIDSKGVWHLQTAGDLDNQVQQLLDFRYYAVDSDGSKSASSAYIYINDGAVADIGQYRDSLIEPKVDTDLLESRDFVIVAGSDALVADSLVFNPLTPFELEALGLKSEGVELSYSLSADGKLLTATAGTEVAFTLTLSASQSGRDLSASVLMDLKLPLDHPSTDILSLKLKLDATDTDGSPAAGGNITIDLLDGADPVLINNSRLEFDENDLFGTPLVQQGSFDIIAGSDSIKSLTFDDVRKMPRLTAGLEPLQFTVSADGTLLTAHTGDPANPVLEIRLLGGWNSGSDTLGHPYEITLYRAFDQNGGQISVPVVLKDFDGDSDKVLINFLVSDGTPGVATNVDLDVYELPNSSGGQNKDTDGIDVTASRDPIVDVSFDVSPGPMTDKDGNPLTQNGDALNWSLKDDGAVLEGRNSRGELVLSLSLPKDIHIDAGSNGSIAISAKLYGPIDQLQGDGSVNVLSLPITFLDSDGSVASSTVNLTIHDGLAAVIEGALTLSLNEQDLPKDGNQTVSGNFAIDAGSDNVQSLVLADGFSFNGYSSQGKAITLASSVDADGWYIATRTDGKEVFRLKLDADGTVTFEQSQPLDHPDPNGADVLDVNFSVQAVDADNDKSAPQTLTIAVTDAVPHAKDKEWNFFESDEPSELRLFNINQTGIDTGTLQKIVYKGVEYHAGDTIELFTDTGDRYGTLTVNQNGLATLVPELFTYNNVLFTEDLQFTIEDKDGDTDTGTLTLNARDSDGKVLILDPVFHEDTEGRLEIVAYPGDKDENEQVVAIKLDAASMAGGSLFIDGIQIFPAGGEYLFGAGALIIEPITGTATIRGTLTYLPADDLSDATDTINLLVTVVIDRNGVQSDVVTELPLTVISVADTPEWSTDSEFTYSLLEDAGTISLNLSASSKDETGADAQGSETLTFLISNISDGLTLTSGGKTITDGMIITPAELANLQATAAKDIAGKLTFDITPTSTENDNGDAASGELKTVELDIKPVADKPSLETRDISSDEDKPIDVRDIVGGSLSDSSETLGFEFTLPDGWSIDAPSAVQVSPGVWTVSGDDVNSGNAFVIPKEDVSSATFGTFALSVRSFSTEEIQDGIPPSDGILHPNPNYSAAQSVTIKLRGVANDAPTIDADPARWTMDETSGTISNLATLAEDVPIKLDFLLKTSDDDGSETLDLTLTGLPEGAKLLDASGNQVNLPVVDFVAGQPVYSVSAAQLATLSLLPIADFSGDISLTLNAQSTEKDGDSETFELTVALKVSPVIDETGSSLQTTTEGLENRPAVIDIRPFLGMDNDGSETITGAIVMPNSVGVGLLLDGRPITIPAGGLDLATLTDASSPTLPDLIASGRLAVLPPQDADGEFELPVRYEITDTSGNGETVSSWIDTRVRLIVDAQVNITTEIKASEPSLTSTDGSPIDITGQVKFFEADIDGSERLDYVEIVLPSGDGWYVEHPLGAIHDGNGRWLIEIPSLTSDTVREWGLDILQDVKIISDNAVTDAEITVNARVLDRDDGEIISTNFTVTFLQGAADSTATEVGDLQLTVADAIEDEAISFAGHLNPNITTDTNDVVSFRILASDLPEGGYFTGTDVEAVYNATGKAVIEWVFTTASLGNLTLHGISEHYAGDLSIPIRIIATDSLSGDTKIDDSQTLEAQIQPRADGAFFNVTNATMEEDTPVPLGIRLNFIDSDASPGTGGSETLVFGDAAQPIQLLLLDGGSLEDDSGLFQLKAGTTSTWLFTGSNMAELNDALANLRFVPPLHLSGVFGIAFNATAIDTALVGGATVTDTVAVSTTLNVVVTPVTDASNLPGTTVEILGDEDTLISLSGLDAAGAGLIDQDGSEVIYLTVSGVPAGSVLYYQDSGGNLIQLPNAGPDGGSFNGKPTYAWSIEPEQLGGLVLLPPENFSGDIPLKVGTVTWEQGTEDYVNNGTDVIVGVRPIADGIQIIVPPEKHYSAEEDDVIQVNFKAETLDVTGQELVRVTVIITSAGSLEGLEGVTVAGSFVSFTESGGVYTATLDVAATSVSGMQLHPGPLAFGTLNAEVRIESIDSNTVLGSDITDISAAEVLNFDIELTPEVDPPVWTAVDDVLANDPSNLLLGLGLSLQNPAPGETGKLEITGLPAGMTLEGASQSGDKWIADISDVASLKVVGANDGDSFTLTLKPSASLSGETAKGTTETITVTVDITAPIMAPFMASSFSAFADNGFTDGSFDDAFYWGADNLEFRFDPMLWRGSELLLQPRFTLADSGNPVTVQPGTVDEPSPIKVTQPTLYRYLGSQWSTELDDNKATAGDEGSLISLDNGDRMPQILTPDSPMIKPWLDLHLEANISELEAAVTAPVIPQIQTASFTTPAVLATLQDLGSISLAGDLRQDVTPYQPVPEPDPDYLASLSNLIQQSIDKGNSFEGGFIAGMDTGTEVISGALDGTEQLTRLMEEQQLTGQHR